A single region of the Manihot esculenta cultivar AM560-2 chromosome 12, M.esculenta_v8, whole genome shotgun sequence genome encodes:
- the LOC122721365 gene encoding glutamic acid-rich protein-like: MNMKCECFDTNRGVRVHPQHGLVEINVKLRLASSDPFILAQQAHQVCYIKYPKINKVRVDWCAVFKTKTRSTYNIRPSVVNNNSNEQNSNDVAYQEDDVSRPQEIVPTTELDDPTMLLDSSSMVEVDVNELQQVQQPLEVVEDEDEDVEGEDEEEEEDTEESDDDLEVDGIDSDVDVNLEDDSE; this comes from the exons ATGAATATGAAA TGTGAATGTTTTGACACTAATAGAGGGGTAAGGGTCCATCCTCAACATGGTCTTGTGGAAATCAATGTCAAATTAAGGCTAGCATCATCTGATCCATTTATTTTAGCTCAACAAGCTCATCAAGTTTGCTATATTAAATATCCTAAAATCAATAAAGTCAGAGTTGACTGGTGTGCGGTTTTCAAAACCAAAACTAGGAGCACTTACAATATTAGACCTTCCGTGGTTAACAACAATTCAAATGAGCAAAACTCCAATGATGTTGCTTATCAAGAGGATGATGTCTCAAGACCTCAAGAAATTGTACCAACAACCGAACTTGATGATCCCACAATGTTACTTGATTCAAGTAGTATGGTTGAGGTGGATGTTAATGAATTGCAACAAGTGCAACAACCACTTGAAGTGGTGGAAGATGAAGATGAGGATGTAGAGGGAGAGgatgaagaagaggaagaagacacTGAAGAGTCAGATGACGATTTAGAAGTTGATGGTATTGATAGTGATGTTGATGTCAACTTAGAAGATGATTCTGAATGA